From the genome of Saccopteryx bilineata isolate mSacBil1 chromosome 6, mSacBil1_pri_phased_curated, whole genome shotgun sequence, one region includes:
- the TMEM74B gene encoding transmembrane protein 74B — MASPPGLELKTLSRAFQTPRRPAPLGLAAPPREGVQNACFSSEEEHETPFQNPGDLRLGSSPSSPRGVPSRPRSQRDDLSLRSEEGPGGLEPVSRPVDYGFVSALVFLVSGILLVVTAYAIPREARVNPDSVTAREMERLELYYARLGAHLDKCIIAGLGLLTVGGMLLSALLMVSLCRGELYRRRASAPGRGFRKTYGSISLRLRQLSGDGGQGLVENEVVQASETGHPLQGS, encoded by the coding sequence ATGGCATCTCCCCCTGGCCTGGAACTGAAGACGCTCAGCCGCGCTTTCCAGACCCCAAGGAGACCGGCTCCTCTAGGCCTGGCGGCCCCACCCAGGGAGGGTGTGCAGAACGCCTGCTTCTCCTCGGAGGAGGAGCATGAGACCCCTTTCCAGAACCCGGGGGACCTCAGACTGGGCAGCTCCCCCAGCTCCCCCAGGGGTGTCCCCTCAAGGCCCCGGTCCCAGCGGGACGATCTGTCCCTGCGTTCCGAGGAGGGGCCAGGAGGCCTGGAGCCCGTGAGCCGCCCGGTGGATTACGGCTTCGTCTCCGCTCTGGTCTTCCTGGTGAGCGGGATCCTCCTGGTGGTGACCGCCTACGCCATCCCCCGCGAGGCCCGCGTCAACCCGGACTCGGTGACGGCGCGGGAGATGGAGCGGCTGGAGCTGTACTACGCCCGCCTGGGCGCCCACCTGGACAAGTGCATCATCGCCGGCCTGGGGCTGCTCACGGTGGGCGGCATGCTCCTGTCAGCGCTCCTGATGGTCTCCCTGTGCAGGGGCGAGCTCTACCGCCGGCGGGCCTCGGCCCCCGGCAGGGGCTTCAGGAAGACCTACGGCTCCATCAGCCTGCGGCTGAGACAGCTCAGTGGGGACGGGGGCCAGGGCCTGGTGGAGAACGA